In Trichoderma atroviride chromosome 2, complete sequence, one DNA window encodes the following:
- a CDS encoding uncharacterized protein (TransMembrane:3 (o310-328i362-381o387-407i)) has translation MPAGSQDSAKRKRASTGDKVTKVAKRRRSSDEEAEDLSGKILLMEQGILESKKNYNDIANLVSIASGYEDGEEESTLAAVALCRIFLRLLAQGSLVGKKNQSEKEAVVFSWLKDQYSQYKSLLQSMLEDEDLAVTALTLCMRTLKAEGEHLHNKEEYTFPQAFLEGIIATLITSDSDEVRKAFLESYVEEFDDIRYYTFKSVKTILGRLNKDDIPDGLFDRAFALLSALDGVPQSAEELEDFYIPRPQKKSHNLRSAIQHKRQGQDAWLAILSIVQSKDERKRILSVISTNIAPWFTRPELLSDFLTSCYNAGGSMSLLALSGVFYLIQERNLDYPSFYPKLYSLLDKDILHSKHRSRFFRLLDTFLASTHLPAALVASFVKRLARLSLNAPPSAIATVIPWIYNLLKRHPTCTFMIHRVVQDPELKKHIQDNGADDSFNPKETDPIETGAIDSSLWELVQLQSHYHPNVATVAKIVSEQFTKQSYNMEDFLDHSYASLLDAEIAKDIKKAPVVEFHIPKRVFLPQDEPATNPDSLLVKLWDFGEPANGVAAA, from the exons ATGCCTGCAGGCTCTCAGGACAGCGCGAAGCGCAAAAGGGCTTCCACAGGCGACAAGGTCACCAAAGTCGCCAAGAGACGGCGTTCATCAGATGAGGAGGCTGAAGACCTCAGCGGAAAGATCCTACTCATGGAGCAAGGCATCCTGGAATCCAAGAAGAACTACAACGATATTGCCAACCTTGTCAGCATCGCCAGTGGCTacgaagatggagaggaagagtCCACATTGGCCGCAGTGGCTTTATGTCGAATCTTCCTAAGATTACTGGCTCAGGGTTCTCTCGTCGGAAAGAAAAATCAGTCAGAGAAGGAAGCTGTGGTCTTCAGCTGGCTAAAAGACCAATATTCACAGTACAAATCACTGCTGCAGAGCATGCtagaagatgaagatctGGCTGTGACTGCACTCACTCTCTGCATGAGGACCCTAAAGGCAGAGGGAGAGCATCTTCACAATAAAGAAGAATACACCTTTCCTCAGGCCTTCCTAGAGGGCATTATTGCGACTTTGATTACGTCGGATAGCGACGAGGTGAGAAAAGCATTCCTCGAGTCATACGTGGAAGAATTTGACGACATTCGGTACTACACATTCAAATCAGTCAA GACAATCTTGGGGCGATTAAACAAGGATGATATTCCAGACGGCTTGTTTGACCGAGCGTTTGCTTTGCTCTCAGCCCTGGATGGAGTCCCCCAGTCTGCCGAGGAGCTCGAGGATTTTTACATCCCTCGCCCTCAAAAGAAATCTCATAATCTGAGATCGGCTATCCAACACAAGCGACAGGGACAAGACGCTTGGTTAGCCATACTGAGCATTGTCCAGAGCAAAGATGAGCGGAAACGCATTCTCAGCGTCATATCAACAAATATCGCCCCCTGGTTTACAAGACCCGAGCTCCTATCCGACTTCCTCACCAGCTGTTACAATGCAGGCGGCTCAATGTCTCTATTAGCTCTATCCGGTGTCTTTTATCTCATCCAAGAGCGGAACTTGGACTACCCATCATTTTATCCCAAACTCTACTCACTCCTCGACAAAGACATCCTTCACTCCAAGCATCGCTCCCGCTTTTTCCGTCTCCTGGATACTTTCCTTGCATCGACTCATCTTCCCGCTGCTCTTGTTGCCAGCTTTGTCAAGAGACTTGCTCGACTCTCACTAAACGCTCCCCCGAGCGCCATTGCGACTGTTATCCCTTGGATTTACAACCTCTTGAAACGTCACCCAACCTGCACATTCATGATCCATCGAGTTGTGCAAGACccggagctgaagaagcataTCCAGGACAATGGCGCAGACGATTCCTTCAACCCCAAAGAGACAGATCCCATCGAGACCGGCGCAATTGACAGCTCCCTGTGGGAGCTTGTTCAGCTGCAGTCGCACTATCACCCGAACGTTGCAACCGTTGCAAAGATTGTTTCCGAGCAGTTCACCAAGCAGTCATACAACATGGAAGATTTCCTCGATCACTCTTATGCTAGT CTGCTCGATGCGGAGATTGCAAAGGATATTAAGAAAGCCCCCGTGGTGGAATTCCACATCCCCAAGAGGGTTTTCCTGCCCCAAGACGAGCCCGCCACCAACCCAGACAGCCTGTTGGTGAAGCTGTGGGACTTTGGAGAGCCGGCGAATGGTGTCGCGGCTGCATAA
- a CDS encoding uncharacterized protein (TransMembrane:3 (o310-328i362-381o387-407i)), with protein MPAGSQDSAKRKRASTGDKVTKVAKRRRSSDEEAEDLSGKILLMEQGILESKKNYNDIANLVSIASGYEDGEEESTLAAVALCRIFLRLLAQGSLVGKKNQSEKEAVVFSWLKDQYSQYKSLLQSMLEDEDLAVTALTLCMRTLKAEGEHLHNKEEYTFPQAFLEGIIATLITSDSDEVRKAFLESYVEEFDDIRYYTFKSVKTILGRLNKDDIPDGLFDRAFALLSALDGVPQSAEELEDFYIPRPQKKSHNLRSAIQHKRQGQDAWLAILSIVQSKDERKRILSVISTNIAPWFTRPELLSDFLTSCYNAGGSMSLLALSGVFYLIQERNLDYPSFYPKLYSLLDKDILHSKHRSRFFRLLDTFLASTHLPAALVASFVKRLARLSLNAPPSAIATVIPWIYNLLKRHPTCTFMIHRVVQDPELKKHIQDNGADDSFNPKETDPIETGAIDSSLWELVQLQSHYHPNVATVAKIVSEQFTKQSYNMEDFLDHSYASVSAYAK; from the exons ATGCCTGCAGGCTCTCAGGACAGCGCGAAGCGCAAAAGGGCTTCCACAGGCGACAAGGTCACCAAAGTCGCCAAGAGACGGCGTTCATCAGATGAGGAGGCTGAAGACCTCAGCGGAAAGATCCTACTCATGGAGCAAGGCATCCTGGAATCCAAGAAGAACTACAACGATATTGCCAACCTTGTCAGCATCGCCAGTGGCTacgaagatggagaggaagagtCCACATTGGCCGCAGTGGCTTTATGTCGAATCTTCCTAAGATTACTGGCTCAGGGTTCTCTCGTCGGAAAGAAAAATCAGTCAGAGAAGGAAGCTGTGGTCTTCAGCTGGCTAAAAGACCAATATTCACAGTACAAATCACTGCTGCAGAGCATGCtagaagatgaagatctGGCTGTGACTGCACTCACTCTCTGCATGAGGACCCTAAAGGCAGAGGGAGAGCATCTTCACAATAAAGAAGAATACACCTTTCCTCAGGCCTTCCTAGAGGGCATTATTGCGACTTTGATTACGTCGGATAGCGACGAGGTGAGAAAAGCATTCCTCGAGTCATACGTGGAAGAATTTGACGACATTCGGTACTACACATTCAAATCAGTCAA GACAATCTTGGGGCGATTAAACAAGGATGATATTCCAGACGGCTTGTTTGACCGAGCGTTTGCTTTGCTCTCAGCCCTGGATGGAGTCCCCCAGTCTGCCGAGGAGCTCGAGGATTTTTACATCCCTCGCCCTCAAAAGAAATCTCATAATCTGAGATCGGCTATCCAACACAAGCGACAGGGACAAGACGCTTGGTTAGCCATACTGAGCATTGTCCAGAGCAAAGATGAGCGGAAACGCATTCTCAGCGTCATATCAACAAATATCGCCCCCTGGTTTACAAGACCCGAGCTCCTATCCGACTTCCTCACCAGCTGTTACAATGCAGGCGGCTCAATGTCTCTATTAGCTCTATCCGGTGTCTTTTATCTCATCCAAGAGCGGAACTTGGACTACCCATCATTTTATCCCAAACTCTACTCACTCCTCGACAAAGACATCCTTCACTCCAAGCATCGCTCCCGCTTTTTCCGTCTCCTGGATACTTTCCTTGCATCGACTCATCTTCCCGCTGCTCTTGTTGCCAGCTTTGTCAAGAGACTTGCTCGACTCTCACTAAACGCTCCCCCGAGCGCCATTGCGACTGTTATCCCTTGGATTTACAACCTCTTGAAACGTCACCCAACCTGCACATTCATGATCCATCGAGTTGTGCAAGACccggagctgaagaagcataTCCAGGACAATGGCGCAGACGATTCCTTCAACCCCAAAGAGACAGATCCCATCGAGACCGGCGCAATTGACAGCTCCCTGTGGGAGCTTGTTCAGCTGCAGTCGCACTATCACCCGAACGTTGCAACCGTTGCAAAGATTGTTTCCGAGCAGTTCACCAAGCAGTCATACAACATGGAAGATTTCCTCGATCACTCTTATGCTAGTGTAAGTGCATATGCCAAATGA
- a CDS encoding uncharacterized protein (BUSCO:EOG092D4GQ5) translates to MTRPRYPVRNHLTMASRLVRSAVGAPLLRSSISRRAAPAISAAAVRYSSNVPAEEPKKKAQSIIDALPGSNLISKSAFLSGAAGLSVYALSNEYYVMNEETVVAVCLLAVWTGLLKYGGPAYKEWAEAQNEKIKNILNSARADHTEAVKTRIEDVKQMSGVIDITKALFEVSKETAKLEAQAFELEQKTALAAEAKTVLDSWVRYEGQVKQRQQKELAASIIAKVQKELENPKVLQQILQQSVADVEKIVSSAK, encoded by the exons ATGACAAGGCCGAGATACCCCGTCCGAAACCATCTCACAATGGCGTCTCGCTTGGTACGAAGCGCTGTCG GCGCTCCCCTCCTCCGatcctccatctcccgcCGAGCGGCCCCTGCgatctctgctgctgccgtccgATACTCCAGCAACGTCCCCGCCGaggagcccaagaagaaggcccaGAGCATCATCGATGCCCTCCCCGGCAGCAACCTGATCAGCAAGTCCGCCTTCCTCAGCGGTGCTGCCGGTCTCAGCGTCTACGCCCTCAGCAATGAGTACTACGTCATGAACGAGGAGACTGTCGTTGCCGTCTGCTTGCTGGCCGTCTGGACTGGTCTGCTCAAGTACGGTGGCCCTGCCTACAAGGAGTGGGCCGAGGCTCAGAACGAGAAGATCAAGAACATCCTCAACAGCGCCCGCGCTGACCACACCGAGGCCGTCAAGACCCGCATTGAGGACGTCAAGCAGATGAGCGGCGTTATTGACATCACCAAGGCCCTCTTCGAGGTCTCCAAG GAGACTGCCAAGCTTGAGGCTCAGGCTTTCGAGCTCGAGCAGAAGACTGCTCTGGctgccgaggccaagactgTCCTCGACTCCTGGGTCCGCTACGAGGGCCAGGTcaagcagcgacagcagaaGGAGCTGGCTGCttccatcatcgccaaggtCCAGAAGGAGCTCGAGAACCCCAAGGTCCTGCAGCAGATCCTGCAGCAGAGCGTCGCCGACGTTGAGA AGATTGTTTCTTCTGCCAAATAg
- a CDS encoding uncharacterized protein (EggNog:ENOG41), with translation MYSAQVPALVDLVLDRLANQKELGAEDIDDPWLFLPNLRDDVLRSVHKVAERERIWQRVKKVVEQNSNVRTGQREGRSGEVGRAWEWIGPINGEGARRRRMSGRWTRDLAADSPAQAVESKKWAEGRPIY, from the coding sequence ATGTATTCGGCGCAAGTCCCGGCTTTGGTCGACCTGGTCTTGGATAGACTGGCCAATCAGAAGGAGCTGGGCGCCGAAGATATAGATGATCCCTGGTTGTTTTTGCCCAATTTGAGAGATGATGTGCTTCGCTCTGTTCATAAAGTggctgagagagagagaatctGGCAAAGAGTCAAGAAGGTCGTTGAGCAGAACAGCAATGTTCGTACCGGCCAACGAGAAGGCAGAAGTGGCGAGGTTGGCCGCGCCTGGGAGTGGATTGGCCCTATTAATGGCGAGGGAGCCCGAAGAAGGCGGATGAGTGGCAGATGGACTAGAGATCTGGCTGCTGATTCACCGGCGCAGGCAGTGGAGAGCAAGAAATGGGCTGAAGGGAGGCCAATTTATTAG
- a CDS encoding uncharacterized protein (EggNog:ENOG41~TransMembrane:1 (o337-355i)), whose protein sequence is MADADDYLQEGFDPRSVTVPRLRSILVTHNVEYPATAKKTQLVELVEEHVLPQVPKLRAQRARAKRSSMGIVNAGSTEDNGWDDHELRPTPVSKPRRSASPRKASAKVKREEEPAQTPVKSQPKRSSRTASRSVSRQSSHYEEDEAPQYEAPRSARRPQPPRSATPKIKDEPEVEDDTPISSHYTATPVAATPYAPTPYYSALKSAAPPSTVSTAPYEEEEESVFSDDNPFQRGSPAIKTPSRRRPGFEEILRSEKAVTRRRQDEFIEPLSIQRPSTTARSQALSSSKMRHRTPDWSMDAGEEFTPDAQLELEEAARRGETEIVPRRHAKPARKSNLRTPFFVLFISLLGVYLAWYRQEKIAVGYCGLGRPATEIIPPGCSSARFHSSIRGAFVRALPFARLLLRGLFRSLPQRFCPQAPPPVFWRPCPTSTYL, encoded by the coding sequence ATGGCCGACGCAGACGACTATCTCCAAGAGGGCTTCGACCCGCGCAGCGTCACCGTCCCGCGACTGCGCTCCATCCTCGTCACGCACAACGTCGAGTATCCCGCCACTGCGAAAAAGACCCAGCTAGTCGAGCTCGTTGAGGAGCATGTCCTACCGCAGGTCCCGAAGCTGCGCGCCCAACGCGCCCGCGCGAAGCGGTCCAGCATGGGCATCGTCAATGCGGGCAGCACCGAGGACAACGGATGGGACGACCACGAATTGAGGCCGACGCCAGTGTCCAAGCCGCGTCGATCAGCATCGCCTCGAAAGGCCTCGGCCAAGGTCAAGCGCGAAGAGGAGCCGGCGCAGACGCCCGTAAAGAGCCAGCCGAAGCGCAGTTCGCGAACCGCCAGCCGCTCAGTGAGCCGACAGTCATCGCACtacgaagaggatgaggccCCCCAGTACGAAGCGCCCAGGTCGGCGCGCCGCCCTCAGCCTCCGCGATCTGCTACACCGAAAATCAAAGACGAGCCGGAAGTCGAGGATGACACGCCCATCTCATCCCACTACACTGCTACTCCAGTTGCTGCTACGCCCTACGCCCCTACGCCCTATTACAGTGCGCTGAAATCTGCCGCGCCGCCATCTACCGTTTCTACTGCTCCctacgaggaagaagaagagagcgtCTTTAGTGATGACAATCCATTCCAGAGGGGCTCTCCCGCCATCAAGACACCGAGCCGCAGACGACCGGGTTTCGAGGAGATCCTTAGAAGCGAAAAAGCAGTCACCCGAAGACGTCAGGATGAGTTCATTGAGCCTTTGAGCATTCAACGGCCGTCCACCACTGCGAGATCTCAGGCACTGTCTTCTTCTAAGATGAGACACAGAACGCCAGATTGGTCTATGGATGCCGGCGAGGAATTCACGCCTGATgcgcagctggagcttgagGAGGCAGCCAGGAGGGGAGAGACCGAGATTGTGCCCCGGAGGCATGCAAAGCCCGCCCGCAAGTCAAACCTGAGGACGcccttcttcgtcctcttcatctctctgctCGGCGTCTACTTGGCCTGGTATCGACAGGAAAAGATTGCCGTTGGCTACTGCGGACTCGGCCGACCAGCGACCGAGATTATCCCCCCCGGATGTTCCAGTGCCCGATTTCATAGTTCCATTCGTGGAGCCTTCGTGCGAGCCTTGCCCTTTGCACGCCTACTGCTACGAGGACTTTTCCGTTCGCTGCCACAGCGATTTTGTCCTCAAGCCCCACCCCCTGTCTTTTGGCGGCCTTGTCCCACTTCCACCTACCTGTGA
- a CDS encoding uncharacterized protein (BUSCO:EOG092D23WW): MASSRALMASPRFVCRSCSRQARNSTSYRRSYATASSQPSSQDIYDVVCIGGGPAGLSLLTALRANPTTSRLRVALVEAQDLSKTASLSLPPTQFSNRCSSLTPTTAQYLNTIGAWRHMQRSRIQEFHEMQVWDGVTDARIEFDLQPGFSASTGNVIAYMTENLNITSGLLKRIKELGGVDVFDASRVEKITLGEESEEMDLREWPVVHLQSGKSLAARLLVGADGANSPVRSFARIESRGWDYHRHGLVATLELEGDGWGGEYHKTAYQRFLPTGPVAMLPLPGNHATLVWSTTPENAAVLKKLPAKDFIALVNAAFRLSPVDLAYMHTQATGQEEELAWRTQHTSFDSRAIPQLAVGVQEGSIASFPLKLRHADTYIGERIALVGDAAHTVHPLAGQGLNQGQGDIQSLVKAIEYAVAHGQDLGTQMSLESYNSERYAANHVVMGVCDKLHKLYSVESGPLIPLRSLGLKAANALGPLKNFFMEQASGRGLKV; this comes from the exons ATGGCGTCCAGCCGGGCTCTGATGGCGAGTCCTCGCTTTGTTTGCCGCAGTTGCTCCCGCCAGGCGCGCAATTCGACTTCTTATCGACGATCCTATGCCACAGcctcttctcagccttcttcGCAAGATATCTACGATGTGGTCTGCATCGGAGGTGGCCCAGCCGGGTTGAGTCTTTTGACTGCGCTTC GCGCCAATCCTACAACCTCCCGCCTTCGTGTCGCCCTTGTTGAAGCGCAAGACCTTTCCAAGACAGCTTCTCTATCTCTCCCACCTACCCAGTTCTCCAATCGATGCAGCTCCCTTACGCCCACGACCGCTCAATACCTCAACACCATAGGAGCATGGCGACACATGCAGCGCAGTCGCATCCAAGAATTTCACGAGATGCAAGTCTGGGATGGCGTGACGGATGCGCGCATAGAGTTTGACTTGCAGCCTGGATTCTCTGCTAGCACAGGAAATGTCATCGCATACATGACTGAGAACTTGAACATAACATCCGGTCTTTTGAAGCGAATCAAAGAGCTTGGAGGGGTTGACGTGTTTGATGCTTCAAGAGTCGAAAAGATTACGCTCGGGGAAGAATCTGAAGAGATGGATCTCAGAGAGTGGCCTGTCGTACATCTGCAGAGTGGCAAGTCTCTAGCTGCGCGACTTCTTGTGGGAGCTGATGGCGCCAACAGCCCTGTGCGATCCTTTGCGCGCATCGAGAGTCGAGGATGGGACTATCACAGACATGGACTTGTCGCAACACTAGAGTTGGAAGGGGATGGATGGGGAGGCGAATATCACAAAACTGCATACCAGCGATTCCTTCCGACTGGGCCCGTTGCCATGCTTCCACTGCCCGGAAACCATGCAACTTTGGTCTGGTCAACGACGCCTGAGAATGCCGCCGTGTTGAAAAAGCTACCTGCCAAAGACTTTATTGCTCTGGTTAATGCAGCGTTTCGACTCAGTCCCGTTGACTTGGCTTACATGCACACTCAGGCTAcgggccaagaagaagagcttgcaTGGCGAACACAGCACACGTCTTTTGACTCTAGAGCAATCCCACAGCTTGCGGTTGGCGTCCAAGAGGGTAGCATTGCATCATTCCCTTTGAAGCTGCGACATGCAGACACTTACATCGGTGAACGTATTGCTCTTGTTGGTGATGCAGCACATACTGTCCATCCTCTCGCAGGACAGGGCCTGAACCAGGGACAAGGGGATATTCAGAGTTtggtcaaggccatcgagTATGCTGTGGCCCACGGTCAGGATTTGGGAACGCAAATGTCTCTCGAGTCATACAACAGCGAGAGGTATGCCGCGAACCACGTGGTGATGGGAGTGTGTGATAAGCTTCATAAGCTGTATTCCGTGGAAAGTGGTCCTTTGATTCCCCTGCGGTCACTCGGCTTAAAGGCCGCCAACGCTCTGGGGCCATTGAAGAATTTCTTCATGGAACAGGCTTCTGGTCGGGGATTAAAGGTTTAA
- a CDS encoding uncharacterized protein (EggNog:ENOG41), with protein MPRREINRILPSSCPPSSDPGTILVETERLIIRRYLLSDAPALAMAANHEQVAAYMSDRFASPYTVADAENFIKQTFHDDDTAAYPHSSAIVLKPGFPGNPSTTEPLIIGGVGLHHLTDIFYRTWDMGYYLSPTVWRQGYGTEALSAFTRWVFDTWPLLNRIQARTYDNNTASQKLLQKCGFVIEGRGRGVIEKNGKLMDDVAFGLIRDDLK; from the coding sequence ATGCCTAGAAGAGAAATTAACCGAATCCTCCCATCATCATGCCCTCCAAGCAGCGATCCGGGAACCATCCTAGTCGAAACCGAGAGGCTCATTATACGGCGATATCTATTATCAGATGCTCCGGCTCTAGCGATGGCTGCGAACCACGAACAAGTTGCAGCTTACATGAGCGATCGCTTCGCCAGCCCGTACACCGTTGCCGACGCCGAGAACTTCATCAAACAAACTTTCCATGATGACGATACCGCGGCATACCCTCACTCGTCAGCCATCGTCTTGAAACCGGGATTCCCAGGCAATCCGTCCACTACTGAGCCACTTATCATTGGTGGTGTTGGATTACACCATTTGACTGACATATTCTACCGAACGTGGGACATGGGCTACTATCTTTCTCCGACAGTGTGGCGCCAAGGTTACGGAACTGAAGCACTGAGCGCATTCACAAGATGGGTGTTTGACACCTGGCCATTGTTGAACCGTATACAAGCTCGTACATATGACAACAACACAGCGAGCCAAAAGTTGTTACAGAAATGCGGCTTCGTGATAGaggggagaggaagaggagttATTGAAAAGAATGGAAAGCTCATGGACGACGTTGCGTTTGGTCTTATAAGAGATGACTTGAAGTGA
- a CDS encoding uncharacterized protein (EggNog:ENOG41) has protein sequence MKSTFTAVQRWAEGAKEHPASWAQRNDDYLLFRRTKTRLKGDYEHTQRDNGKQRAAGLQRDSDDTNNHQHGTANALPNMAESADLLQWPSQNMFFDGHLNINSSDPYRVSEAVSEATYGDEWNGGVEDKLVTTQELPLPAVPNSNQEAPNIASDFGLYLDYPPDALPQTVYEPAQPISIFQEYWDQGEDSNQLSQLHNEVLPQSSNVQHTEVDFNDPFWTAVFASSGDSALNSHTNTYEAKDSWKH, from the coding sequence ATGAAATCGACCTTTACAGCTGTGCAGCGGTGGGCTGAAGGGGCAAAAGAACATCCGGCGAGTTGGGCACAAAGAAACGACGACTACTTATTGTTTCGAAGGACAAAGACGAGGCTAAAGGGAGATTACGAGCATACCCAAAGAGATAACGGCAAGCAGCGAGCGGCAGGCCTTCAGAGGGACTCTGACGATACCAACAATCATCAGCACGGGACAGCAAATGCTCTTCCAAACATGGCAGAATCGGCTGATCTTTTACAATGGCCATCGCAAAATATGTTTTTCGATGGTCACTTGAACATCAACAGCTCAGATCCCTATCGAGTCTCAGAAGCAGTCTCAGAAGCAACATATGGAGATGAGTGGAATGGGGGCGTGGAAGACAAGTTGGTGACGACGCAAGAGCTGCCGTTGCCTGCAGTGCCGAATTCGAATCAAGAAGCACCAAACATCGCATCCGACTTCGGCCTTTATCTCGACTACCCTCCAGATGCTTTGCCGCAAACCGTTTATGAGCCAGCGCAGCCCATCTCGATATTCCAAGAATACTGGGATCAGGGAGAAGATAGCAATCAACTGTCTCAGCTACACAATGAAGTCTTGCCGCAGAGTTCTAATGTACAACACACAGAAGTTGACTTCAACGACCCGTTCTGGACGGCTGTATTTGCTTCGAGTGGTGATTCGGCATTGAACAGCCATACAAACACATACGAAGCAAAAGACAGTTGGAAGCATTGA
- a CDS encoding uncharacterized protein (EggNog:ENOG41~TransMembrane:3 (o44-69i116-139o484-505i)) has product MVFSSVPQPRDTYLLWKRFSFPSKNGPKSAFAVPTWVAKQLNSAYSVMLGMLMAQVWTIIIAIVLYYLLKWRRKKKGESKSFPPLVPVLWNNRGELLGSFMETFKCTQEKKERIRIWMVGILFLVLVAYIGQTALSIIVPPLIILNNTAPVNPNAVYVPPVKHDNPSTAALYFLEVPAALRAIGSTGSAKELLDQRVTITPTETLGKTSDGESIIGISYSYNVTGVDFGLQKYPELTLSVSGSCVTDYSPFNKTTISTPYVVDWYTIYNKTESASLFDGREPVAYFFPGPHLIKGALETSNATWTVLASSTQRSSFTAGTDPWYLTEPIPNANTDTAYRVRSARPVLSCWEDNVWSYKGHNSTFSELNSTLLPGLELSQGVQLIFSTHLYQPMILTVGSHLGPSALLSTTTAISQIFDAGTSSIRNDLSRLVQAAFIATSNVMTDTTLYPSNSDQTLENMIIGLIGVDDFVVWSPDASALSMTVLITIPSLLVGVWLLATLLLFLTPVKSINNLDSGLMFTAIKQENPDFDPVHNKPRATLQEVSNDIDVEKGSQSTGDNKKGPAQTTAAVITSIDAENDHNEEVKN; this is encoded by the exons ATGGTTTTTAGCTCAGTGCCTCAGCCTCGGGACACGTATCTGCTCTGGAAACGATTCAGTTTTCCAAGCAAGAATGGACCCAAAAGTGCCTTCGCCGTCCCAACTTGGGTTGCCAAACAGCTCAACTCGGCCTATTCTGTCATGTTGGGAATGCTTATGGCTCAAGTATGGACAATTATCATTGCCATTGTCTTATACTATCTTTTGAAATGGcgacgaaagaagaagggagaaagCAAATCATTCCCTCCGCTCGTTCCGGTTCTGTGGAACAATAGAGGCGAGCTTCTTGGATCGTTCATGGAGACATTCAAGTGTacccaagaaaaaaaagaaagaattcGCATTTGGATGGTTGGCATCCTATTTCTCGTGCTCGTCGCATATATTGGGCAAACCGCGTTGTCCATCATCGTCCCTCCCCTGATTATTCTCAACAACACGGCGCCGGTCAATCCGAACGCAGTATACGTTCCGCCAGTCAAACATGATAACCCCTCAACTGCAGCACTCTACTTCTTAGAAGTCCCAGCAGCCCTTCGAGCAATTGGTAGCACCGGCTCTGCCAAAGAACTACTCGATCAAAGAGTGACGATAACTCCTACAGAGACATTGGGCAAGACCAGCGATGGCGAATCCATCATCGGTATCAGTTACAGCTATAACGTTACAGGAGTAGACTTTGGATTACAAAAATATCCAGAGCTTACACTGAGCGTCAGCGGCTCGTGTGTTACTGATTATAGCCCTTTCAACAAGACGACTATTTCCACTCCCTATGTCGTGGACTGGTACACTATCTATAATAAAACGGAATCCGCTTCGCTGTTTGATGGTCGAGAGCCTGTCGCATATTTCTTTCCGGGGCCCCACCTCATCAAAGGTGCTCTCGAAACCAGCAATGCTACCTGGACCGTACTCGCCTCTTCAACccaaagaagcagcttcaCCGCGGGGACAGACCCGTGGTATCTCACCGAGCCGATACCAAACGCAAATACAGACACTGCCTACCGAGTACGCAGTGCGCGTCCTGTATTGTCTTGCTGGGAAGATAACGTGTGGTCATACAAAGGTCACAACAGCACTTTCTCGGAGCTCAACAGCACTCTACTTCCTGGCCTTGAGCTTTCGCAGGGTGTGCAACTTATCTTTTCCACCCACCTATACCAACCCATGATCCTTACTGTAGGTTCACATCTTGGGCCCTCGGCGCTGCTCTCTACAACCACCGCCATCTCCCAAATCTTCGATGCCGGTACCAGCAGCATACGAAACGACTTGTCGCGCCTTGTTCAAGCTGCATTCATTGCAACCTCTAATGTTATGACTGATACAACACTATATCCATCCAATTCTGACCAAACACTAGAGAATATGATTATAGGTTTAATTGGCGTTGATGATTTCGTTGTCTGGAGTCCCGATGCCTCGGCACTGTCGATGACCGTCCTTATCACCATTCCGAGTCTCCTAGTGGGCGTGTGGCTACTCGCTACTCTGCTACTGTTTCTGACTCCTGTTAAATCAATCAACAATTTAGATTCTGGTCTTATGTTTACAGCCATCAAACAGGAAAACCCAGACTTTGACCCTGTACATAATAAGCCTAGGGCGACTTTGCAAGA GGTTTCAAACGATATAGATGTGGAGAAAGGCTCTCAATCAACGGGAGACAACAAAAAGGGCCCGGCACAGACGACAGCAGCTGTGATAACATCGATTGATGCAGAGAATGACCACAATGAGGAGGTTAAGAACTGA